The nucleotide window AAAGCATCTACATCATCCAGCATCTGAACGTACCTCAGCGTAGGGCGGTGAATCTGTTGGGAGGCGATCAAGACTCCATCGAGTATGATGATGAGAGCAAGCCGGATTCTCCTCCACTCATCCATTTGGTGGTCGTGCTCAAGCTCCTCAGCTAAGTCTGCAATGGTGATATTGTCGTACTTGCCTACTATCTTCTGCCACAACGGATCTTTGTGTGCGCCCTTCTGCTTGTTTGCATCCTTTCGGTTGTGGTCAGGTGCTTCGTACCCGTCGGGAAAGGAGCCACAATTAAGGCCGGTAATGGTCTCAAACTCTTCGAGGCTGAATCTAAGAGGGTCTTTACCAAACACAGACCATAGCGTGTGTTCTTGGTTGCAGCGTAACTGACGAGAGAGAAGGCTGTGTATCAGCTTACAGGAAACTGGGCACTGACGAGTTGGGAGATCGAAAAGCTTTCCGAAGGAAGATTCCCTAATCTTTGCAAACACTTCAGAACCGCGAAGGGCGTGGCGAACGAAAGCTAGAATGTTCGGCCTAGAGTAGATATTCAGACGATGACGGGGGAATCTGTCAGTGGCGAAAAGCCTCTCGGGGAGACGGGAATCACACGCGTTATctgcaatttaaaaaaaaaattaaaatttaagggTTTGCTGTCTCCGACGGAATCAAAAAGAAAGTGAAATAATGGATCTAACCTTCCATTTGGAGTTGTTCGATGAAGCGGTTGCACGGCAAGTATCAAGAACTTCTGGGTCGAGAAACCTGAGGCGAGACGATGATTCTGCGAAATCGAAGCGACGAACTTCTGGATCGAGAAACCGGAGGCGAGACGATGATTCTGCGAACTTATGGGTAGAGAATTTCGGGGGAGataatcagaaagaaaaaaagacaagatTAGGGTTCATCGGGTTCATCGGGTTCATCGGGAGAAAAGGATTAGGGTTCGTCGAGAGTGAGTTGTTTTTACAAGAACCGTGAAAATGGAAGAAGATAAAGTAAACGGATGGTTTGTAAAAAGTAAAAGGTAAGTATCGGTTTGGTCTCGTTTTGGTTAATTAGATTGGTCTCATTGAGTGGTTAACTAGATGTCTCTGGTCTGGTTGAGGGTTATATTAGTAAACTCTGCATAGAGAAAGTGTGCTGTATCATATTGTGTCTCTGAGTGATATTAATAAGACAACATGTGTCTCTGAGGGTAAAAATTTCTTGATTCATCATAAGAAAATAAACATCAAAGTTTATTTTATCATATGAATAAACCAAAACGAAAAAGTTCTAAGACAAGAGTTATCAAAGGCTCAAAGCTAAGTTCCCCCTTACGATAACAAATACACAACACAAAAAAGTTTAAGAAAAGGTAAAACAGAGCCATTTCTTGACGACTGGTTTATCACCGTCTTGTTTCCTCTGAGAAGCTGTCTTCGTAGAACTCCTTCCCGTCTTTTTATCTTCACCGGCTTTGCTGAATATCACCGTGTATCCATCCGCCGTCGCCGGATCATTCACATCCCATTCTCCAAATTTAGGCAACGGCCTTCCAGCGTCATTCGATGccatttttgatcaataaagtAACAATCTTTAACCTCTCAGACAACAACAATAAAACaccttttgcttcttcttctttgatgagttgatgtttttgtttaaatgGTCTGCCCACGATGCAGATTTATAATAGAGAAACTGAATAGGAAGAAAGaagacaaaaaatattgtttttgaaATCTTCCTACGAATTGAACTCGTTTCAGACGCGGTAGAATATTctattgtcttcttcttttaatGTCTTACTAAATTAACTATCTTTCTGAGGTACAAAATCGTTTGCCTTACCGCGCAAGAAATCTAATTATAgcaactcttttttttattattatagcaACTCCTTATGCATGGCTGATCTGTTTCTTCATTTCCCACGCGGTTGATCCTTTTTCTTTCCTAATATATATACCACAGAGATTAAGCAAgctttaatttttctttaataaCTTAGATCACAAGCTACCCATTTCATCAGCTCTATTCCTCAGTAGATACTTCTGTACTTCTTACAAAATGGTGCCTTACCGCACAAGAAATCTAATTATAGCAACCCTTTAGGCATAGCTTATCTGTTTCTTCACATTTCACGCGGTGGTTTACGATTCTTGGatcttttttcttatatatatataccagagaTGAAACAaagcttttatgttttttttatgacGTACATTACAAGCTTCACATTTCATCAGCTCTCTTCCTAAGTAGATACTTCTGTACTTTCCCTGTTGATGTTTTAGGTAAGTCCCCGAACACAATAGTCTTTGGAGCCATGTAATGAGGCAAATGATCTCTACAAAACTCAATAATCTCCTCGGGTTTAACACAATCAAACCCCTCTTTAAGCTTAACGAACCCGCAAGGAGTCTGTCCCCAGTGATTATCCGGACGAGCCACAACAGCAGCTTCAAAAACAGCCTTGTGACTACACAAAACTCTCTCGACTTCCACCGTGCTTATGTTTTCTCCTCCGGATATGATCACATCTTTTAACCGATCTTTTACCTCTATGTACCCGTCCGGATGCTTAACAGCGAGGTCACCACTGTGGAACCAACCTCCCTCGAAAGCTTTTCGCGTTGCCTCTAAGTCCTTGAAGTACCCACTCATCACCGTGTTTCCTCTAAACATTACCTCACCCATGGTGACACCATCACTAGGTACAGTCTCCATTGTCACCGGATCTTTCACTTCGAGCCCTTCTAAACCCAAATGCTGCACTCCTTGTCTAGACTTTAACTTAGCTCTCTCTTCCAACGAAAGCGAATCCCATTCAGGCTTCCACACGCAGTGTGTCCCTGGACCGTATGTCTCCGTCAAGCCGTAAAGATGAGACACATTGAATCCCAACTCTTCCATCTTAGCCAATATCTGCGGCATAGGCGGGGATCCTCCCGTCATGATCTCCACCCTGTGAGGGAGCGGTCTACGCTCCCTCACAGGAGAGCTGACAATCATGTTCAGCACCGTTGGGGCACCTCCCATGTGCGTCACTTTGTGTGTAGCAATGCTCTTAAAGATCAGCTTAGGAGAGACTTTTCTAAGGCAGATATTTGTACCGCCTTGAGCCGCTACTCCCCAAATGAGACACCACCCGTTGCAGTGAAACATCGGTACCGTCCATAAGTAGACAGGAGAGACAGGCATCTGGTGAAGAAAAACCGTAGCGAGAGAGTTGAGATAAGCTCCTCTGTGAGACCACACTACACCTTTAGGTCTCGAGGTTGTCCCCGAAGTGTAGTTTATACTGATCGGATCCCATTCGTTTCTCGGTTTGATCACCTCGAACTCGCTGTCTCCGGATTTAACCAGATCTTCGTAATCGTAATCGAAAGAGTAGTTAGAATCAAAGCTCGATGATCTGTCCTCGTCGTCATCGTCATTAGACTGAGAGATCAAGACAAGCTTTGGTGTTTTTCTTGTTCTGTCTGATTTAGCAAGAGCTCCATGAGCAACCTCGAGTAAGTGGTGATCAACGAAGAGGATTTTCGCCTCTGAGTGTTGGAGCAAAACAGACAACGTAGAAGTATCGAGTCGAGTGTTGAGCGGACAGAGAATCAAACCAGCCATCGGAACAGCGAAGTGAAGCTCGTGCATCGCTGGAACATTCGGCGCCAAAACtgcaacctaaaaaaaaaagaagctaatcTGAACGAAACTACTAGAAAAGAAATTTAACAAGTTTTAGAGACTAACCACGTCGCCGGGAGAGATTCCTAGGTGAGTAAGCGCAGATGCAAGACGGAGACAACGGTGGTAAGTTTGGAGCCAAGTGTGCTCAACGGAACCAAACACAACACTGGTTCGGTCTCTGTAAGCTTTGGCGGATCTTTCCAAGAACGTGATCGGAGATAAAGGAGAGAAATTGGCGGGGGATCGGAGAAGACCATCCATCGTTTTCCATGACTCCGGCTTGGAATCGTCGGAAAATCCGCCGGAACCTGAGGTTGAGAAGGAAGAGTGGGTTGACCAGAGTCTTTGAAAACGTGGGGTCAAGGTTCTGATTGCCCTTTTAGATAACAAGATTCTCATGGTTTAACTTAACAATCTGAAACGCCTTTCTTCGGCTTCTCGAAATTGTAACtattcatttcatttcatttcatcgGTCGAACTGAGGGATAAGAAAGGACTCATCTTATTACGTACTGTTTTGGATAAACCCACGTGCTCTGTTTAATTGGATGGTccgaatattatttttttaactataaattattgTGGTCTGTTGGAAACTGGCCTCTTATATTATAAGCCCAAGTTCGATGCGTTTCATCAATAAATTACAGCATAGTTGGTCTGAATTTCTCGCATTGAGCCCCTAAACCACGtgctctgtttctttttttaaagctATGTTTCTTATTGAACCACGTGGGCAAACAGTTCTAGAGTAATACAAAAGTTCAAAGTAAAATCATACTAATAGATATGAAAAGTGTTAGAGATAAACTTGATGATAGTTTGAACCTCAAGTCATACTAATCCTACTCATGTTAGGATTAGGATAAACAGTTTTACTATTAAGTTTAGGAGTTTTAGATCTCTATATAAGAAGATGTTGTGTTGTAACATGAACATACAAGTGAGAGAAATTATTGCGAGAGCTTAAGTTTtgagaaattttattaaactaataaaGAAATAATTCTTATAATCTTGTGAGCTATCATACAAGTTTGAACaataattggtatcagagcaaaatCTGAAATCAAAACCGAGAAAGATGAGAGATATCACAACCGTACCTGCGAAACCAAAAGAAGGACCATCATCCATAAATTGTCCGATGCTAAATACAACAAACTATACAGTTTGGGCCGAGTGAAGATTCTTCTCAAAGTTCATAATGTATGTGAGATCGTTGAAAGTGAGACGACCGAGAACGAGAAAAACGATATGGCCATAGCTCTTCTTTTCCAATCCATTCCAGAGGCGCTTATCTTACAGGTCAGAGAACTAGAAACCGCAAAGAAAGTATGGGACGCCATTAAAGCATGTCATCTAGGAGCAGAAAGAGTTAGAGAAGCTTGTTTACAAACCCTAATGGCAGAATTCGATCGCTTGAAGATGAAGGAAACCAAAACAATCGATGACTTCGTCGGCAAGCTATCTAAGATTTCTTGGAAATCTGCATCTTTAGGGGAGAACATTGAAGAAGCTAAACTAGTCAAGAAATTCCTCAAGAGCCTTCCTAGAAGGAAATACATACACATTGTGGCGTCTCTCAAACAAGTCCTTGATCTTAAGGTAACAAGCTTTGAAGATATCATTGGCAGATTAAGAACGTATGAGGAACAAATTGGAGAAGATGATGAGTATGGTCACAAAGAACATATCAAGCTAATGTATGCGAACTCAGAGAACAGTCAGGCGAATCGAGAATAAAATGGACACTATAGAAACAGGACGAGGAGGTCATTTCTATGGAAGAGGACGAGGACGAGGAAGATCCTATCAAGAGTTCGACATGTCAAAGATTGCATGCTTTCGGTGTGACAAAAAAGGACACTTTGCGTCCAGTTATCCTGATAGACTTCTGAAGCTACACGAAACATACGAAAACAAGCTCAAAGAACTAACGGTTTAATGTAAATAAACAa belongs to Brassica rapa cultivar Chiifu-401-42 chromosome A07, CAAS_Brap_v3.01, whole genome shotgun sequence and includes:
- the LOC103845934 gene encoding protein NOI4, which encodes MASNDAGRPLPKFGEWDVNDPATADGYTVIFSKAGEDKKTGRSSTKTASQRKQDGDKPVVKKWLCFTFS
- the LOC103845935 gene encoding probable acyl-activating enzyme 2, whose product is MRILLSKRAIRTLTPRFQRLWSTHSSFSTSGSGGFSDDSKPESWKTMDGLLRSPANFSPLSPITFLERSAKAYRDRTSVVFGSVEHTWLQTYHRCLRLASALTHLGISPGDVVAVLAPNVPAMHELHFAVPMAGLILCPLNTRLDTSTLSVLLQHSEAKILFVDHHLLEVAHGALAKSDRTRKTPKLVLISQSNDDDDEDRSSSFDSNYSFDYDYEDLVKSGDSEFEVIKPRNEWDPISINYTSGTTSRPKGVVWSHRGAYLNSLATVFLHQMPVSPVYLWTVPMFHCNGWCLIWGVAAQGGTNICLRKVSPKLIFKSIATHKVTHMGGAPTVLNMIVSSPVRERRPLPHRVEIMTGGSPPMPQILAKMEELGFNVSHLYGLTETYGPGTHCVWKPEWDSLSLEERAKLKSRQGVQHLGLEGLEVKDPVTMETVPSDGVTMGEVMFRGNTVMSGYFKDLEATRKAFEGGWFHSGDLAVKHPDGYIEVKDRLKDVIISGGENISTVEVERVLCSHKAVFEAAVVARPDNHWGQTPCGFVKLKEGFDCVKPEEIIEFCRDHLPHYMAPKTIVFGDLPKTSTGKVQKYLLRKRADEM